The following coding sequences lie in one Saimiri boliviensis isolate mSaiBol1 chromosome 6, mSaiBol1.pri, whole genome shotgun sequence genomic window:
- the ARL14EP gene encoding ARL14 effector protein: MMDPCSVGVQLRTTNECHKTYYTRHTGFKTLQELSSNDMLLLQLRTGMTLSGNNTICFHHVKIYIDRFEDLQKSCCDPFNIHKKLAKKNLHVIDLDDATFLSAKFGRQLVPGWKLCPKCTQIINGSVDVDTEDRQRRKPESDGRTAKALRSLQFTNPGRQTEFAPETGKREKRRLTKNVTAGSDRQVIPAKSKVYDSQGLLIFSGMDLCDCLDEDCLGCFYACPACGSTKCGAECRCDRKWLYEQIEIEGGEIIHNKHAG; encoded by the exons ATGATGGATCCATGTTCAGTTGGAGTCCAGCTTCGTACTACAAATGAGTGCCATAAAACATACTATACTCGTCACACAGGTTTTAAGACTTTGCAAGAATTGTCATCAAATGATATGCTTTTACTTCAACTTAGAACTGGAATGACACTTTCTGGGAACAATACAATTTGCTTTCATCATGTAAAAATTTACATTGACAGATTTGAGGATTTACAGAAGTCATGTTGTGACCCatttaacatacacaaaaaacTAGCAAAAAAGAATTTGCATGTAATTGACTTAGATGATGCCACTTTTCTGAGTGCGAAATTCGGAAGACAGCTTGTACCTGGTTGGAAGCTTTGTCCAAAATGCACACAGATAATCAACGGAAGTGTGGATGTTGATACTGAAGACCGCCAGAGAAGGAAACCTGAGTCAGAT GGAAGAACTGCAAAAGCCTTGAGGTCGTTACAATTTACAAATCCAGGAAGGCAAACTGAATTTGCTCCAGAAActggtaaaagagaaaaaagaagacttaCAAAAAATGTGACCGCTGGTTCAGACAG acaGGTGATACCAGCGAAGAGTAAGGTCTATGATAGCCAGGGGCTCCTCATTTTTAGTGGGATGGACCTCTGTGACTGCCTCGATGAAGATTGCTTAGGATGTTTCTACGCTTGTCCTGCCTGTGGTTCTACCAAGTGTGGAGCTGAATGCCGCTGTGACCGCAAGTGGCTGTATGAGCAAATTGAAATTGAAGGAGGAGAAATAATTCATAATAAACATGCTGGATAA